From Streptomyces sp. NBC_00775, one genomic window encodes:
- a CDS encoding DUF3566 domain-containing protein — MSGATGAGSTGTETDGGRGPATDATDSHDSHGSQGGTVTDTRGPQAQQYAGGQAAPAGAHPAPGAPPKGSPMPGAPAPGSPPPGSPLPGERQPQPAQPYHPPQAYPAQQPPSGAVRRPRTGARTTPRTRKARLRVAKADPWSVMKVSFLLSIALGICTIVAAAVLWMVMDAMGVFSTVGGTISEATGSNESNGFDLQSFLSLPHVLMFTSVIAVIDVVLATALATLGAFIYNLSAGFVGGVELTLAEDE; from the coding sequence GTGAGCGGAGCCACGGGTGCCGGGTCGACCGGTACGGAAACGGACGGCGGCCGTGGCCCCGCCACTGATGCGACTGACTCCCATGACTCTCATGGATCCCAGGGGGGAACTGTGACGGACACCCGAGGCCCGCAGGCCCAGCAGTACGCGGGCGGGCAGGCGGCCCCGGCGGGGGCGCACCCGGCGCCCGGAGCGCCGCCGAAGGGTTCACCGATGCCCGGCGCTCCGGCGCCCGGCAGCCCGCCGCCCGGTTCACCGCTGCCGGGGGAGCGGCAGCCGCAGCCCGCGCAGCCGTATCACCCGCCGCAGGCGTACCCGGCCCAGCAGCCGCCGTCGGGCGCGGTCCGTCGGCCGCGCACCGGCGCGCGTACGACGCCGCGCACGCGCAAGGCGCGACTGCGCGTGGCCAAGGCCGACCCGTGGTCGGTGATGAAGGTCAGCTTCCTGCTCTCCATCGCGCTCGGCATCTGCACGATCGTGGCGGCCGCGGTGCTGTGGATGGTCATGGACGCGATGGGCGTCTTCTCGACGGTCGGCGGCACGATCTCGGAGGCGACGGGCTCGAACGAATCCAACGGATTCGACCTCCAGTCCTTCCTCTCGCTCCCGCACGTCCTCATGTTCACGTCGGTCATCGCGGTCATCGATGTCGTCCTCGCGACGGCCCTGGCGACCCTCGGCGCGTTCATCTACAACCTCTCCGCCGGCTTCGTCGGCGGCGTCGAGCTGACGCTGGCCGAGGACGAGTAG
- the gyrB gene encoding DNA topoisomerase (ATP-hydrolyzing) subunit B: protein MLCQKGRFVADSGNPNENIPSTDAGANGEVTASYDASAITVLEGLDAVRKRPGMYIGSTGERGLHHLVQEVVDNSVDEALAGHADTIDVTILPDGGVRVIDNGRGIPVGIVPSENKPAVEVVLTVLHAGGKFGGGGYAVSGGLHGVGVSVVNALSSRVAVEVRTDGYRWTQDYKLGVPTAPLAQHEATDETGTSVTFWADPDIFETTEYSFETLSRRFQEMAFLNKGLTIKLTDEREVAKATAGADEAGADEKDEVRSVTYHYEGGIVDYVTYLNSRKGDVVHPTVIDLEAEDKDKSLSLEVAMQWNSGYSEGVYSFANIIHTHEGGTHEEGFRAALTSLINKYARDKKLLREKDDNLTGDDIREGLTAIISVKLSEPQFEGQTKTKLGNTEAKTFVQKAVYEHLNDWLDRNPNEAADIIRKSIQAATARVAARKARDLTRRKGLLETASLPGKLSDCQSNDPTKCEIFIVEGDSAGGSAKSGRNPQYQAILPIRGKILNVEKARIDKILQNQEIQALISAFGTGVHEDFDIEKLRYHKIILMADADVDGQHINTLLLTFLFRFMRPLVEAGHVFLSRPPLYKIKWGRDDFEYAYSDRERDALIELGKQAGKRIRDDSVQRFKGLGEMNAEELRITTMDQEHRVLGQVTLDDAAQADDLFSVLMGEDVEARRAFIQRNAKDVRFLDI, encoded by the coding sequence GCGACCCGGCATGTACATCGGCTCGACCGGTGAGCGCGGTCTGCACCACCTCGTGCAGGAGGTCGTCGACAACTCGGTCGACGAGGCGCTGGCCGGCCACGCGGACACGATCGACGTCACGATCCTCCCCGACGGCGGCGTGCGCGTCATCGACAACGGCCGCGGCATCCCGGTGGGCATCGTCCCCTCCGAGAACAAGCCGGCCGTCGAGGTCGTGCTGACGGTCCTGCACGCGGGCGGCAAGTTCGGCGGCGGCGGCTACGCGGTCTCCGGCGGTCTGCACGGCGTGGGCGTCTCCGTCGTGAACGCGCTGTCCAGCAGGGTCGCCGTCGAGGTCAGGACCGACGGCTACCGCTGGACGCAGGACTACAAGCTGGGCGTCCCGACGGCCCCGCTCGCCCAGCACGAGGCCACGGACGAGACCGGTACCTCGGTCACCTTCTGGGCCGACCCGGACATCTTCGAGACCACCGAGTACTCCTTCGAGACGCTCTCGCGGCGCTTCCAGGAGATGGCGTTCCTCAACAAGGGTTTGACGATCAAACTCACTGACGAGCGCGAGGTGGCGAAGGCCACGGCCGGTGCGGACGAGGCGGGTGCGGACGAGAAGGACGAGGTCCGGTCCGTCACGTACCACTACGAGGGCGGCATCGTCGACTACGTGACGTACCTCAACTCCCGCAAGGGAGACGTGGTGCACCCCACCGTCATCGACCTCGAGGCCGAGGACAAGGACAAGAGCCTGTCCCTCGAAGTCGCGATGCAGTGGAACAGCGGCTACAGCGAGGGCGTGTACTCCTTCGCCAACATCATCCACACCCACGAGGGCGGTACGCACGAGGAGGGCTTCCGTGCGGCGCTGACCTCGCTGATCAACAAGTACGCGCGCGACAAGAAGCTGCTGCGTGAAAAGGACGACAACCTCACCGGTGACGACATCCGTGAGGGTCTGACCGCGATCATCTCGGTGAAGTTGAGCGAGCCGCAGTTCGAGGGCCAGACCAAGACCAAGCTGGGCAACACGGAGGCGAAGACCTTCGTCCAGAAGGCCGTCTACGAGCACCTCAACGACTGGCTGGACCGCAATCCGAACGAGGCCGCGGACATCATCCGCAAGTCCATCCAGGCGGCCACCGCGCGCGTGGCGGCCCGCAAGGCCCGCGACCTCACCCGTCGCAAGGGTCTGCTGGAGACGGCGTCGCTGCCGGGCAAGCTCTCCGACTGCCAGTCGAACGACCCCACCAAGTGCGAGATCTTCATCGTCGAGGGTGACTCCGCCGGCGGCTCGGCCAAGTCCGGCCGTAACCCCCAGTACCAGGCGATCCTCCCGATCCGAGGAAAGATCCTCAACGTCGAGAAGGCGCGGATCGACAAGATCCTGCAGAACCAGGAGATCCAGGCGCTGATCTCGGCCTTCGGCACCGGAGTCCACGAGGACTTCGACATCGAGAAGCTCCGCTATCACAAGATCATCCTGATGGCGGACGCCGACGTCGACGGCCAGCACATCAACACCCTGCTGCTGACCTTCCTGTTCCGCTTCATGCGGCCGCTGGTCGAGGCCGGACACGTGTTCCTGTCGCGTCCCCCGCTGTACAAGATCAAGTGGGGCCGGGACGACTTCGAGTACGCGTACTCGGACCGCGAGCGCGACGCGCTGATCGAGCTGGGCAAGCAGGCCGGCAAGCGCATCCGCGACGACTCGGTCCAGCGATTCAAGGGCCTCGGTGAGATGAACGCCGAGGAGCTCCGCATCACGACGATGGACCAGGAGCACCGCGTCCTCGGCCAGGTCACGCTCGACGACGCCGCCCAGGCCGACGACCTGTTCTCGGTCCTCATGGGTGAGGACGTCGAGGCCCGCCGCGCGTTCATCCAGCGCAACGCCAAGGACGTCCGCTTCCTCGACATCTGA
- the gyrA gene encoding DNA gyrase subunit A yields MADENTPSTPEEGGEITLRVEPVGLETEMQRSYLDYAMSVIVSRALPDVRDGLKPVHRRVLYAMYDGGYRPEKGFYKCARVVGDVMGTYHPHGDSSIYDALVRLAQPWSMRMPLVDSNGNFGSPGNDPAAAMRYTECKMAPLSMEMVRDIDEETVDFTDNYDGRNQEPTVLPARFPNLLINGSAGIAVGMATNIPPHNLREVAAGAQWYLENPEASHEELLDALIERIKGPDFPTGALVVGRKGIEEAYRTGRGSITMRAVVEVEEIQNRQCLVVTELPYQTNPDNLAQKIADLVKDGKVGGIADVRDETSSRTGQRLVIVLKRDAVAKVVLNNLYKHTDLQSNFGANMLALVDGVPRTLSLDAFIRHWVTHQIEVIVRRTRFRLRKAEERAHILRGLLKALDAIDEVIALIRRSDTVEIAREGLMGLLEIDEIQANAILEMQLRRLAALERQKIIQEHDELQAKITEYNAILASPERQRSIISEELTAIVDKFGEDRRSKLVPFDGDMSIEDLIAEEDIVVTITRGGYIKRTKTEDYRSQKRGGKGVRGAKLKQDDIVDHFFVSTTHHWLLFFTNKGRVYRAKAYELPDAGRDARGQHVANLLAFQPDEAIAEILAIRDYEAAPYLVLATKGGLVKKTPLKDYDSPRSGGVIAINLRETEDGSDDELIGAELVSAEDDLLLISKKAQSIRFTATDDALRPMGRATSGVKGMSFREGDQLLSMNVVRPGTFVFTATDGGYAKRTNVDEYRVQGRGGLGIKAAKIVEDRGSLVGALVVEETDEILAITLSGGVIRTRVNEVRETGRDTMGVQLINLGKRDAVVGIARNAEAGREAEEVDGEDAVDETAEGVEVVGTDEGEPSSAE; encoded by the coding sequence ATGGCCGACGAGAACACTCCCAGCACGCCTGAAGAAGGCGGCGAGATCACCCTGCGCGTCGAGCCCGTCGGGCTCGAGACGGAGATGCAGCGCTCGTACCTCGACTACGCGATGTCCGTCATCGTGTCGCGTGCGCTGCCCGACGTACGGGACGGTCTCAAGCCCGTCCACCGCCGCGTCCTGTACGCCATGTACGACGGCGGCTACCGGCCCGAGAAGGGCTTCTACAAGTGTGCCCGTGTCGTCGGTGACGTCATGGGCACCTACCACCCGCACGGTGACTCCTCGATCTACGACGCGCTGGTCCGTCTCGCGCAGCCGTGGTCGATGCGGATGCCGCTGGTGGACTCCAACGGCAACTTCGGCTCTCCGGGCAACGACCCCGCCGCCGCCATGCGCTACACCGAGTGCAAGATGGCGCCGCTGTCCATGGAGATGGTCCGTGACATCGACGAGGAGACCGTCGACTTCACGGACAACTACGACGGCCGCAACCAGGAGCCGACGGTTCTGCCGGCCCGGTTCCCGAACCTGCTGATCAACGGCTCGGCGGGCATCGCGGTCGGCATGGCCACCAACATCCCGCCGCACAACCTCCGCGAGGTCGCGGCCGGCGCCCAGTGGTACCTCGAGAACCCCGAGGCGAGCCACGAGGAGCTGCTCGACGCCCTGATCGAGCGCATCAAGGGCCCCGATTTCCCGACCGGCGCCCTTGTAGTGGGCCGAAAGGGCATCGAGGAGGCGTACCGCACGGGCCGTGGCTCCATCACGATGCGCGCGGTCGTCGAGGTCGAGGAGATCCAGAACCGCCAGTGCCTGGTGGTCACCGAGCTCCCCTACCAGACCAACCCCGACAACCTCGCGCAGAAGATCGCCGACCTGGTGAAGGACGGCAAGGTCGGCGGCATCGCGGACGTCCGCGACGAGACGAGCTCGCGCACGGGCCAGCGGCTCGTGATCGTGCTCAAGAGGGACGCGGTCGCCAAGGTCGTCCTGAACAACCTCTACAAGCACACCGATCTGCAGTCGAACTTCGGCGCCAACATGCTGGCGCTGGTGGACGGCGTTCCGCGCACGCTGTCGCTCGACGCGTTCATCCGCCACTGGGTGACGCACCAGATCGAGGTCATCGTCCGGCGTACGCGCTTCAGGCTGCGCAAGGCCGAGGAGCGCGCGCACATCCTGCGTGGCCTCCTGAAGGCCCTGGACGCCATCGACGAGGTCATCGCGCTGATCCGGCGCAGTGACACCGTCGAGATCGCGCGCGAGGGCCTGATGGGCCTCCTGGAGATCGACGAGATCCAGGCGAACGCCATCCTCGAGATGCAGCTGCGCCGACTGGCCGCCCTGGAGCGTCAGAAGATCATCCAGGAGCACGACGAGCTCCAGGCGAAGATCACCGAGTACAACGCGATCCTCGCCTCGCCGGAGCGCCAGCGCTCCATCATCAGCGAGGAACTCACGGCGATCGTCGACAAGTTCGGCGAGGACCGTCGCTCCAAGCTGGTGCCCTTCGACGGTGACATGTCCATCGAGGACCTGATCGCCGAAGAGGACATCGTCGTCACCATCACGCGTGGCGGGTACATCAAGCGGACCAAGACCGAGGACTACCGCTCGCAGAAGCGGGGCGGCAAGGGCGTACGCGGCGCGAAGCTGAAGCAGGACGACATCGTCGACCACTTCTTCGTGTCGACGACGCACCACTGGCTGCTGTTCTTCACCAACAAGGGCCGCGTCTACCGCGCGAAGGCGTACGAACTCCCCGACGCCGGCCGTGACGCGCGCGGTCAGCACGTCGCCAACCTGCTGGCCTTCCAGCCGGACGAGGCGATCGCCGAGATCCTCGCGATCCGTGACTACGAAGCGGCGCCCTACCTGGTCCTGGCCACAAAGGGCGGCCTCGTAAAGAAGACGCCTCTCAAGGATTACGATTCGCCCCGCTCCGGCGGCGTCATCGCGATCAACCTTCGCGAGACGGAGGACGGATCTGATGACGAACTGATCGGAGCCGAACTCGTCTCGGCCGAAGACGATCTGCTTCTGATCAGCAAGAAGGCGCAGTCGATCAGGTTCACCGCGACGGATGACGCGCTGCGTCCCATGGGCCGTGCGACCTCGGGCGTCAAGGGCATGAGCTTCCGTGAGGGAGACCAGCTGCTCTCGATGAATGTTGTTCGACCCGGTACGTTCGTGTTCACTGCTACGGACGGTGGGTACGCGAAGCGGACCAACGTCGACGAGTACCGCGTCCAGGGTCGCGGCGGCCTCGGAATCAAGGCCGCCAAGATCGTCGAGGACCGTGGGTCCCTCGTCGGCGCGCTGGTGGTCGAGGAGACCGACGAAATCCTCGCCATCACACTGTCCGGCGGTGTGATTCGTACGCGAGTCAACGAGGTCAGGGAGACAGGCCGTGACACCATGGGCGTCCAACTGATCAACCTGGGCAAGCGCGATGCCGTGGTCGGTATCGCACGTAACGCCGAGGCCGGTCGCGAGGCGGAAGAAGTCGACGGCGAGGACGCCGTGGACGAGACCGCCGAAGGCGTTGAGGTCGTCGGTACGGACGAGGGCGAGCCGTCCTCGGCCGAGTAG